The candidate division WOR-3 bacterium genome includes a window with the following:
- the rplW gene encoding 50S ribosomal protein L23: MTHDRAREIILRPIVTEKSTMLRENQNKYCFLVSKWSNKIEVKKAVELLFNVKVEDVSVMNRRGKLKKLGRFEGRKSSTKRAVCVLSEGDKIEMFEGA, encoded by the coding sequence GTGACACACGACAGAGCGAGGGAAATCATACTCAGGCCTATAGTGACTGAAAAAAGCACTATGCTGAGGGAAAATCAAAACAAGTATTGTTTTCTCGTCAGTAAATGGTCGAATAAAATTGAAGTGAAAAAAGCGGTTGAACTATTGTTCAACGTAAAGGTCGAAGACGTATCTGTCATGAACCGGAGAGGAAAATTGAAAAAACTCGGAAGGTTCGAAGGTAGAAAATCCTCGACAAAGAGAGCGGTCTGCGTTCTCTCCGAGGGTGATAAGATTGAAATGTTCGAAGGGGCGTAG
- the rplD gene encoding 50S ribosomal protein L4, with amino-acid sequence MKQLKIFNEKGEDTGKTVELPDEVFSVEANKSVMHQSVVTYLANQRQGNASVKTRAEVSGGGKKPWRQKGTGRARQGSIRAVQWKGGGVAHGPKVRKYTKKINKKMKNLAIRSVLSLKANEGSIKCVEKVVYEKPQTSRVKSMLASLKIENKKTLIVNDEYSKDYILSAENLPEVKTALASSVNAFDLINADSLVLTPESIAIFKEVFSP; translated from the coding sequence ATGAAACAGCTCAAGATTTTTAATGAAAAAGGCGAAGACACGGGCAAAACCGTTGAACTGCCCGACGAGGTATTCTCTGTCGAGGCAAACAAAAGCGTAATGCATCAGTCGGTCGTAACGTATCTGGCCAACCAAAGACAGGGAAATGCTTCCGTAAAAACCAGGGCTGAGGTTTCTGGTGGCGGAAAAAAACCATGGAGGCAAAAAGGAACGGGAAGAGCGAGGCAGGGAAGCATTAGAGCCGTCCAATGGAAAGGCGGCGGAGTCGCTCACGGGCCAAAAGTGAGAAAATACACAAAGAAAATAAACAAAAAGATGAAAAATCTGGCCATCAGGTCCGTATTGTCATTAAAAGCCAATGAAGGCTCAATTAAATGCGTCGAGAAAGTAGTTTACGAAAAACCTCAGACTTCTCGTGTTAAATCGATGCTTGCTTCACTGAAAATAGAAAACAAAAAAACTCTCATCGTAAATGACGAATATTCAAAAGATTACATTTTGTCGGCTGAAAATCTACCCGAAGTTAAAACTGCTCTCGCGTCGAGCGTCAACGCTTTTGATCTCATTAACGCCGACAGCCTTGTTTTGACACCGGAATCCATCGCTATATTCAAGGAGGTTTTTTCACCGTGA
- the rplC gene encoding 50S ribosomal protein L3: MKVKGLIGKKLGMTQIFLEDGRVVPVTVVEAGPCVIVNCEKKEGNDYTKLLLGYEKAKLPISKENKKQDNKGAKGRKINMPELGVFKKAKVEPCSMIQEFKVPQESEYKTGDVLTVENVFKQDEYVDVKSRTKGKGFQGVVRRYGFKGGRGSRGSMFHRAPGSIGAGTTPGRVIKGHKLPGHMGDVVRTIQNIKIVRIIPDKNLLLLKGAVPGPNGSYLRIQDAIKNRGREFGR, encoded by the coding sequence GGAAAAAAACTGGGAATGACTCAGATATTTCTCGAAGACGGCAGGGTGGTTCCCGTTACGGTTGTCGAAGCCGGCCCCTGTGTCATCGTCAATTGCGAGAAAAAAGAGGGAAATGACTACACGAAACTTTTGTTGGGTTATGAAAAAGCAAAACTGCCGATCTCTAAAGAGAATAAAAAACAGGATAATAAAGGTGCAAAAGGCAGAAAGATAAATATGCCAGAACTGGGAGTTTTCAAAAAAGCAAAAGTCGAACCCTGTTCGATGATTCAGGAATTCAAAGTTCCCCAGGAATCAGAATACAAGACCGGAGACGTCCTGACTGTTGAAAATGTGTTCAAACAGGATGAATACGTCGATGTGAAATCGAGAACCAAGGGGAAAGGATTTCAGGGAGTGGTCAGAAGATACGGTTTCAAAGGTGGAAGAGGAAGCCGCGGATCCATGTTCCACAGGGCTCCGGGATCGATAGGAGCAGGAACCACTCCAGGAAGGGTCATCAAAGGACACAAACTTCCCGGTCACATGGGAGATGTTGTTAGAACAATACAAAATATTAAAATAGTCAGAATTATTCCTGATAAGAACCTACTCCTGTTAAAAGGAGCTGTGCCCGGTCCCAACGGATCTTATCTGAGAATTCAGGACGCCATTAAAAACAGAGGCAGGGAGTTTGGAAGATGA